The sequence below is a genomic window from Streptomyces sp. NBC_00289.
GCTTTCAGGAGAACGGGCGAAGGCTTGGCAGGTGGGTGGTGGTGCGCAGGGGTTTTCCCACCCCGATCTTTCTGTTCTGTCGGCTCAACTCTGGTCCTGGCTTCTCTCATCGCTTCTCCTGAGAATTCGCCAACGGCGCGCGACGGAATCGAAAAGGATCCGCCGCGCGCCGCTCGTTCTGCTCGCTCAAATCGGGTCAGGCAGCCTTCTCGTGGTCACCTTCGTGATCGCTGTCATAGCCCTCGGGCTTTCCGGGCTTTTCGCCGTGGTCGTGGCCGCCGGGCTTTTCGCCATGGTCGTGGCCGCCGGGCTTTTCGCCGTGGTCGTGGCCGCCAGGCTTCCCACCATGGTCGTGGCCGCCAGGCTTCCCACCGTGATCGTGGTCTTCGGGCTTCCCACCGTGGTCGTGGTCGTGCTCGTGCTCGTTGCCACCGGTTCCGCCGCCCGTGACGCTGCCCGTGGTGCCCGCGACGAGGCCGCCCAGGGCGCCCCCGGTGGTTCCGCCCGTCGTCAGGGCGCCGCCGAGAAGACCACCCAGGGCGCCACCGGTTCCGCCACCCGTCGGCACACCGCCGATGACGCCGCCTGTCGTGGTGCCGCCTGTCGTGGTGCCACCCGTCGTGGTGCCACCCGTCGTGGTGCCGCCCGTCGTGGTGCCGCCCGTCGTGGTGCCGCCCGTCGTGGTGCCGGCGATCACGCCACCCGTGATCAAGCCACCGGTGGTGCCACCAGTGCCCCCGGCCGCGCACGGTCCCAGGAAGATCCTGTTCGTGTCCAGCGTCACGGCGCCGTCACCGGTACCGCCCGCATCGGCCAGCAGTCGGCCGTTGATGGTCGCCCCCGTGGTGGCGCTGATCGAGGTGTTGGCGAGGATGGTGCCCACGAACGAGGTGTTGGTGCCGAGCGTGGCCGAACTGCCCACCTGCCAGAACACATTGCACGGCGAGGCACCGTTGACCAGGCTCACCGTGCTGTTCTGGGCTGCCGTCGTCAGAGTCGAACCGATCTGGAACACCCAGACGGCATCGGGGTTGCCCTGGGCGTCCAGGGTGAGCGTGCCGGTGATCTGTGCGCTGCTGTTCGCCCTGTAGAGGCCCGGCGTCAGCACCTCGCCGCCGAACTCGTGGGGAGCGTCGTTGTACACCACGGGGTCCAGAGACTGTCCGGCGGCCTGGTTGTACGCCGTGGTCAGCTCGATCTTGGCCTGGCCCGCGTGGGCATCGGCAGCGTGCAGAGTCCCGGGCGGGGTCACAACGCCGGGCGGGAAGCCGGTGATGGCTGTACCTGGGCTCACACCGACGTTGAGACCTTCGACCACCGTGGGGCCGGTATTGGTGACGGTCGCACCACCCAGTACTCCGTAAGTGGCCAGCGTCGTACCGATCGGCACGGGGGTGGCAATGGCATTTGCGCGTGTCGGCGTCAGAGCGAGGACGACGGCGGCGATCACCACAGCCGCTACCGCCACGATCCACGTCGACATGGTGCGCCGCAGTGGCGCATCAGGAATGTTCAGCGTCATCGAGGGGCCAACTCCTTGGTACGGATCGTCTTGACAGATCCAGTCGCGCAGAATCGTCTGTTTCTGGCGTTGGCATATTACTGAGGAGTGTGCCGGGTTCTCCGGAATCACTGAACGGACCTTGAATTACATAGGAATACTTAATGGGCTGGACAGGTCAGAAATCTGAACTATCGCCGGAGCCGGCCATCCGGCATGACCGGCGGAACGGGAGACCACCGCCAGAAGATCACATGCCTCCCGTGGCGGGCCGCCCCCTGTGGGCATCGCCCGAGACGGGAGGACTTAGTGATCTTGATATCCGCGACGCGGATCTGGCCCACCGTCTGGGATTGTCCGATGAGTGAGGGTCTGGTCGCCGGTGTCAGGCCACGCGCAATACACCCAGCACGCTCAAACCGACACGACAGGGCATCCGGCGCCTCGCAGGCCGCGGGAAGAGTGCGTCCGAGGCATCAATCGGCCATTTCGGAGCTGCATACTCCGCAGTACTATTGAATGTGGGCTGGTTCACTCTCACGTGCAACCACTCGGAAGGGCGACTCCGGCGTGTTGCGCCAGAGTCGTTTTCCCCGCCGTCGGCGATTTTGGCGTAAGGCCGCCCAATCGGTGCCGGGCAACATTCCATGGGCCGACGGCACGGCAGGCGGGCGGGCCGGAAGAAGAAGGCATGATTCCGGCAGCGGATATCCGCGAATGGCGCGATCGCGGGGTCGTCGACCCGAATGGCCACAAAATCGGCGTGCTCGAAGCGGTCTACGTGGACACAGACGAACCGGCCGGCTCCTGGCGCAGCAGGTCGTGGCGGGCATCAGTCTGTGGAGCCGTGTTGCTGAACACGCAGGTCGGGATGCGCATGGCGGGTCTCACGCGCCGCGCGGCGGTACCGCGCACGCGGATGCGCCGCCGGGCAGCCGGTGCCGGTTGCGGGACACCCAGCGGTAGACCATGCGGGCGCAGGCGCGGATGCCGGGGAGACGGACCACGGCTGCAAGCGCGCGATACGCCGGCGACGGCGAGGTGCCCAGGTAGCGGGCCAGGGCGTCCGCCCCGCCCGCGAGGACCGCATCGCCGCACAGCAGCAGAACCTCACGGTCCAGACGTTCGAAGTGCGGCGCTGTGGACTCAGCGGGCAGAAACTGCCACGGCACCGCTTCCAGGGTCGGTGCGGCGAGCACCCGGACACGGTCGACGGACGTCTGACAGAAGCCACAGTCCCCGTCGTAGGCGAGTACGGGCGCCGACGGTCGTACCGAGGGCGATGGCCGGCGGCCTGGATGCGTCACGGGTTCTCCGTCCAGCGTTGTAGCAAGGATTCTCGTTTTGCCGGGCGCAGGGCACGTGATCCGGGCGAACCCATGAGCCAGTCGGTGAGCATGGCCGGAGAAGTCTTTCTCTGGACGAAGAGCTCCAAGAGGTTGGAAATCATTGTTGATGACGATATCTGAGACACCGGGAACTCGGGAACTCGCACCATGCCTGGAAATACGACAGCGACGGTGCACTCCACCGCCCCGACCGAGTCGTCGCGGACCTGGACCTCCTAGATCAGGCGGCCCAGCTCCCGTCCGCCTCCCACCGGGCGAACCGCTCATAGACCGTCTGCCACGGCCCGAAGCGTTCCGGCAGGTCACGCCACGGAGCACCCGTCCGCAACCGCCACAACACCCCGTTGATCACCTGCCGGTGATCCCGCCACGGACGACCCCGCCCGTCAACACCCGGCAACAGCGGCGCCATCCGCTCCCACGCCGCATCCGTCAGCTCACCACGACCCACCACAAGATCAATTATCAGACAAGGCCTAGGAGCAATGCCGTTGCTTTTGGCGTGGGCGTAGGCTGCTTGGGAGTGGGGCCTGGGGGTGGTTGGGGTGGCTTCGAGCGCGTCGGACTTATCGGGTCTTGGTCTGCTGACGTGGGTGTATCCGCCGGGGTTGGTGGACCGGGTGGTGGCCGCGTGTGGTCGGGCAGAGCAACGGAGACGGCTGCTTCCTGCGCGGTTGGTGGTGTATTTCGTCCTGGGGCTGGCGCTGTTTTCGCCTGCGCCTTATCTCGAGGTCATGAGGCATCTGGTCGCGGGTCTGCGAGGGCTGGGACTGTTGGGCGACTGGCATGTTCCGGCGAAGTCTTCGCTATTCAGAGCACGGCAACGGCTCGGTTTTGAACCGCTGCAGGTGCTGTTCGCGGCGACCGCGAAGCCGATGGCCGACGAGTCGACACCGGGCGCGTTCTGGCGGGGTCTGCGGGTGTTGGCCGTCGACGGGACCTGCTGGGACGTCGCCGACACGGAAGCCAACGAGGCCGCGTTCGGGCGTCCCGGCAGCGGCCGCGGAGCAAAGCGCAGTGCGTTCGTCCAGGTGCGGATGGCGGCGCTGGTGGAAGCGGGCAGCCATGCGGTGCTCGATGCGGAACTCGCCGGCTGCCGGACCGGTGAAGTCACCCTCGTCGGCCGTCTGCCCCGATCCTGCACTGCGGGCCAGCTGGTCCTGGCCGACCGCGAATTTCTCGGCGTCCCGCTGTGGCGAGCCTTTACCGACAGCGGCGCCGACCTGCTCTGGCGGGTGCCGGCCAACCGCGTCCTGCCCGTGAACAAGCTATTGCGTGACGGATCGTGGCTCTCCAACATCCACGCCACCACCGACCCGGCAAAACGGGACCCGGTGCACGTCCGCGTGCTGGCCTACCAACTCAAAGGCACCAGCGAGGACGCTGCGGCAAGCAACTATCGCCTGGTCACGACGCTGTTGGACGCCCGCCGCTACCCAGCCCGGCAGCTGGCCGCTCTCTATCGGGAGCGCTGGGAGATTGAGTCCGTCTTCGCCGAGATCAAGACCTTTCAACGCGGTGCGAGGGTGGTCCTCAGCAGCAAGACACCAGACGGTGTCCTCCAACAGATCTGGGCTCACCTCCTGGTCCATCACGCACTGCGGGAACTCATGCTGAGAACCGCAGCCACCCGTCAACTCGACCCGGACCGGATCTCTTTCACCGAAACTCTGCGTTCCGCCCGGCGCAGTGTGACCGTCACGCCGGGCGGTTTTTCCCCCTGAGCTCCTGGTCCGAGCACTGCAGGTACTCCAAGAAGACCTGCTGGAAAGACTTCTGCCCGCCAGACGGCTCCGCAGCCAGCCCCGCGTCGTTAAGCGCAAGATGTCCAACTACTGGCTCAAGCGGACTGAACATCAAACCTGGCCCCAACCCACCCACACCGGCACCCAAGCCATCCGCATCAAACGAGCCCGGCCACCCGACCCAGACCCGTAATGCAACGGCATTGGGCCTAGGAGCCCTGGCTCTCCCCGGCCCCGACCCAGCCGGAGCCACCTAGGGGGAACTCGTAGGCCGGGCGCCCGTTGTTGCCGCTCGTACGGAAGGGGCGGCCCCGGTCGTCCACGGTCAGGATGCCGTGCCGCGAGCCGCTGGACCATGCCAGCTCCAGTCTCCAACTCACGTCGTACGCGGAGGCGTCGGCCTTGACGTAGAAGACCTCGGGGTCGGACTCGCTCACCTTGAACGGGAAGTCCTTGTGGCCCGCCTCGGGTACGACCGCGGGGCGGGCGGCGTCGAGGGCGACCGTGAAGGAGCGGTTCGGGATGTCACCGCCGCAGCCGACACCGGGGTAGCCCATCGCGTAGTCGTTCCAGGCGAGCGGGGCGCGCTTGCCGTCCATACGGACCGTGAGGCTGTTCACTACCACGGTCCGTTCGCCGGTGCCCTGCACGGTGAGCGTCAGGTACTGCTCGCCAGACGCGACGGCACCCAGCGCCGACACCCAGGCGGCCGCGTCCTGTTCCAGCGGCGGCGGAGACACCCGCTCCGGAGCGCGGTCGATCAGGTAGCGCTGTGAACAGGGGCTCTCCCAGGAGTACGGGGCCGCGCCGACCGTCAGCGGAACCGCCGGGCCGTCGTCCCCGGTGGAGCCGGTGGCGGGGGACGCGGGAACTGATGCCCGCCGCCGGGCCCCGTCCCCGCCCTCGTCCTTGCTGTCCTTGCCCTTCCCGGTGGCGGACGCGGAGGGCGAGCCACCGGTCGCCGACACGGAAGGGGACGCGTCGTCCGCCTGCCCGCTCCTGTCGGACGCGGCGGCGACGGTACGGCCGCCACGATCGTCGTCCGTCCCGCCTGAGGGCAGGTTCACGACGAGCACGACGGCACCGAGGACGGCGGCCGCGGCGATCGCGGCGACTCCGGCGAGCCGGACGGAACGGGGCCGGCGCGTCGGCTTCGGTTCCTCGCCGAGCGGCCCGGTCACGGACGGCACCTCGTCGGAACCGTCCGACGGAATCACCGCTCCCGCGCCGGAGGGCGACGGCGGAGCAACCTCCCCCTTCCGCCCCCGCATCGCGTCGGCCAGCACCCACCGTCGGTGCAGTGCGACCAGTTCCCCCGGGGACGCCCCGCACAGACGGGCCAGCCGCTCCACGGGCGCGTAGTCCGTGGGCACGGCGTCCCCGTTGCAGTAGCGGTGCAACGTCGACGTACTCATGTGGAGCCGTTTGGCGAGCACCCCGTAGCTGAGTGCGGAGCGGTCCTTCAACTCGCGCAGTGACGCGGCGAAGTCGGCCGCGGCAGCGTCTTCAGGCACGTTCCAGTCCTCCCCCGTGTCCCGTCCAGGCGTTCCAGGGACGGGGCGTTCCCCCAGGTCAGTGGTGGTGTGGGCGTTCCAGCGTCCCTGATCGCCGGCCGGCTGTGGCGGACGGGACGGTTCAGCCCACACGCTGTTGCCATCCAAGCACGCCGTTCCCGTCACCCGGTCGAGCGGTCTGCTTCAACCACCTTTTACGGAAGAGGATCTGTCATGCGCTCACGTCGTATCCGCCTGCTCGCCGCCACCGGCGCCACCGTCGCCGCCCTCGCCCTCACGGCGTGCGAGGACGGTACGGGAGCGAAGGACGAGGGCGCCTCGCAGCTCACCGCGTCGGCCTCGGCCAACACCTCGGCCACCACGTCCCCCGACCCCACCGCGGACGCCGGGGACGGCTCGGGCACGGGCACGGGAACGAACGCCGGCACAGGCGCGGGAACCGGAACGGGAGCCGGACAGAAGACCAACTCCGGCACCGGCAAGGCGACGTCGTCCGCGGACCCCTACGCCCCCGCGAACCGCGTCGCGTGCAACGGCTCCAACACGGCCGTCACCGCCCAGAAGGTCGCCCGGCCGCTCAACCACCTGCTGATCACCGTCCGGAACACCGGCTCGAAGGTGTGCGACCTGACGTACTACCCGGTCGTCCGCTTCGACGAGATGCAGTGGGTACCGCAGCCGCTCAAGGCGTCCCACCCGCAGGCGGTCACCACGCTCGCCCCGGGTGAGTCCGGCTACGCGGGTGTCCTGCTCTCCGCCGCCGACGGCAGCGGAGACGGCGGCACCACCGGCCACAAGCTGACCGTCGCCTTCCAGGGCAGGACCCCCGACAGCAGCGGCGGCGCCTCCGCGACCCCGCCCCTGCCGGCCAAGGGCGTCTACTACGACAGCTCGATGTGGGTCACGTACTGGCAGCAGGACATGGACGACGCGCTCGCCTACTGACCCGCCAGTTTCTGGGCCACCTCGGTGGCCCAGTAGGTGAGGATGTTCCGTGCGCCCGCCCGCTTGATTCCGGTCAGCGACTCCAGGATCGCCCGGTCCCGGTCGATCCAGCCCCGCTCGGCGGCGGCCTCGATCATCGAGTACTCGCCGGAGATCTGATACGCGGCCACCGGCACGTCGACGGTGTCGGCGACCCGCGCCAGGATGTCGAGGTAGGGCCCGGCGGGCTTGACCATGACCATGTCGGCGCCCTCCGCCAGGTCGAGGGCCAACTCCCGCAGGGACTCCCGCTGGTTGGCGGGGTCCTGCTGGTAGGTCTTCCGGTCGCCCCGGAGCGAGGAGCCGACGGCCTCACGGAACGGGCCGTAGAACGCGGACGCGTACTTCACGGTGTAGGCGAGGATCGCCACGTCCTCGCGCCCGATCTGGTCGAGGGCGTCACGGACGACGCCGATCTGGCCGTCCATCATCCCGCTGGGCCCGACGACATGGGCACCCGCGTCGGCCTGGACCTGGGCCATCTCGGCGTACCGCTCGAGCGTGGCGTCGTTGTCGACGCGCCCCTCGGCGTCCAGCACCCCGCAGTGCCCGTGGTCGGTCGTCTCGTCGAGGCAC
It includes:
- a CDS encoding helix-turn-helix domain-containing protein, which encodes MPEDAAAADFAASLRELKDRSALSYGVLAKRLHMSTSTLHRYCNGDAVPTDYAPVERLARLCGASPGELVALHRRWVLADAMRGRKGEVAPPSPSGAGAVIPSDGSDEVPSVTGPLGEEPKPTRRPRSVRLAGVAAIAAAAVLGAVVLVVNLPSGGTDDDRGGRTVAAASDRSGQADDASPSVSATGGSPSASATGKGKDSKDEGGDGARRRASVPASPATGSTGDDGPAVPLTVGAAPYSWESPCSQRYLIDRAPERVSPPPLEQDAAAWVSALGAVASGEQYLTLTVQGTGERTVVVNSLTVRMDGKRAPLAWNDYAMGYPGVGCGGDIPNRSFTVALDAARPAVVPEAGHKDFPFKVSESDPEVFYVKADASAYDVSWRLELAWSSGSRHGILTVDDRGRPFRTSGNNGRPAYEFPLGGSGWVGAGESQGS
- the hemB gene encoding porphobilinogen synthase; the encoded protein is MTTYGSFPGTRPRRLRTTPVMRRMVAETRLHPADFILPAFVREGVAEPVPIAAMPGVVQHTRDSLRKAAVEAVEAGISGIMLFGVPEESKKDALGTPGTDPDGILQVALRDVRAEVGDDLLVMSDLCLDETTDHGHCGVLDAEGRVDNDATLERYAEMAQVQADAGAHVVGPSGMMDGQIGVVRDALDQIGREDVAILAYTVKYASAFYGPFREAVGSSLRGDRKTYQQDPANQRESLRELALDLAEGADMVMVKPAGPYLDILARVADTVDVPVAAYQISGEYSMIEAAAERGWIDRDRAILESLTGIKRAGARNILTYWATEVAQKLAGQ
- a CDS encoding thiol-disulfide oxidoreductase DCC family protein, which produces MTHPGRRPSPSVRPSAPVLAYDGDCGFCQTSVDRVRVLAAPTLEAVPWQFLPAESTAPHFERLDREVLLLCGDAVLAGGADALARYLGTSPSPAYRALAAVVRLPGIRACARMVYRWVSRNRHRLPGGASACAVPPRGA
- a CDS encoding ice-binding family protein yields the protein MIPENPAHSSVICQRQKQTILRDWICQDDPYQGVGPSMTLNIPDAPLRRTMSTWIVAVAAVVIAAVVLALTPTRANAIATPVPIGTTLATYGVLGGATVTNTGPTVVEGLNVGVSPGTAITGFPPGVVTPPGTLHAADAHAGQAKIELTTAYNQAAGQSLDPVVYNDAPHEFGGEVLTPGLYRANSSAQITGTLTLDAQGNPDAVWVFQIGSTLTTAAQNSTVSLVNGASPCNVFWQVGSSATLGTNTSFVGTILANTSISATTGATINGRLLADAGGTGDGAVTLDTNRIFLGPCAAGGTGGTTGGLITGGVIAGTTTGGTTTGGTTTGGTTTGGTTTGGTTTGGTTTGGVIGGVPTGGGTGGALGGLLGGALTTGGTTGGALGGLVAGTTGSVTGGGTGGNEHEHDHDHGGKPEDHDHGGKPGGHDHGGKPGGHDHGEKPGGHDHGEKPGGHDHGEKPGKPEGYDSDHEGDHEKAA
- a CDS encoding DUF4232 domain-containing protein — its product is MRSRRIRLLAATGATVAALALTACEDGTGAKDEGASQLTASASANTSATTSPDPTADAGDGSGTGTGTNAGTGAGTGTGAGQKTNSGTGKATSSADPYAPANRVACNGSNTAVTAQKVARPLNHLLITVRNTGSKVCDLTYYPVVRFDEMQWVPQPLKASHPQAVTTLAPGESGYAGVLLSAADGSGDGGTTGHKLTVAFQGRTPDSSGGASATPPLPAKGVYYDSSMWVTYWQQDMDDALAY
- a CDS encoding IS4 family transposase: MASSASDLSGLGLLTWVYPPGLVDRVVAACGRAEQRRRLLPARLVVYFVLGLALFSPAPYLEVMRHLVAGLRGLGLLGDWHVPAKSSLFRARQRLGFEPLQVLFAATAKPMADESTPGAFWRGLRVLAVDGTCWDVADTEANEAAFGRPGSGRGAKRSAFVQVRMAALVEAGSHAVLDAELAGCRTGEVTLVGRLPRSCTAGQLVLADREFLGVPLWRAFTDSGADLLWRVPANRVLPVNKLLRDGSWLSNIHATTDPAKRDPVHVRVLAYQLKGTSEDAAASNYRLVTTLLDARRYPARQLAALYRERWEIESVFAEIKTFQRGARVVLSSKTPDGVLQQIWAHLLVHHALRELMLRTAATRQLDPDRISFTETLRSARRSVTVTPGGFSP